The genomic stretch GCCGTCTTCGTCACCGAGCTCGCCCTCGAATACCGCCAGCGTTTCCAGCGCGACGTCGTCATCGACCTCGTCTGCTACCGCCGCCACGGCCACAACGAGGGCGACGAGCCGAACTTCACCCAGCCGACCCTCTACGGGGAAATCCAGCGCCACGACCTCATCAGCGCCATCTACCTGAAGGAGCTGATCAAGAGCGGCGACATCACCGAGGCCGAGGCCCAGGACTACATCAAGAAGTTCGAGGACCGGCTCTCCGCCGCCCTCACCGAGTCGAAGCTGACCGTGAAGGACATCGTCCCCGCGATCCGCAAGCCCCTCAGCACCCCGGAGCTCCTCACGAACACCGTCGAGACCTCGGTCCCCGAGGCGACGATCACCCGCGTCGGCACCGCCCTCGTCACCATCCCGGCGACCCACAAGGTCAACGCGAAGATCCAGAAGGTCCTCGACGGCCGCCGCGCCATGATCGAGGGGAAGCAGCCCCTCGACTGGGCGATGGCGGAGGCCCTCGCCTTCGGCACCCTCGTCGACCAGAACCACCCCGTCCGCCTCTCCGGCCAGGACAGCCGCCGCGGCACGTTCAGCCACCGCCACTCGACCGTCTACGACGTCGAGACCCGCGAACGCTACATCCCGCTGAAGCACATCTCCGAGAACCAGGCGACGTTCTGCGTCTACAACAGCCCGCTCTCGGAATACGCCGTCCTCGGCTTCGACTACGGCTACAGCCTCGACTACCCGAAGGTCCTCGTCCTCTGGGAAGCGCAGTTCGGCGACTTCGCCAACGGCGCCCAGATCATGATCGACCAGTATCTGGTCAGCGCCGAGGCGAAGTGGGGCATCACGTCGAACATCGTCATGCTCCTCCCCCACGGCTACGACGGCCAGGGGCCGGAACACTCCAGCGCCCGCCTCGAACGCTTCCTCCAGGCCTGCGCCGAGGACAACATCATCGTGGCGAACATCACCACCCCGGCCAACTTCTTCCACCTCCTCCGGCGGCAGGCGTTGAACCCGATCCGGAAGCCCCTCGTCGTCATGACCCCGAAGGGCCTCCTGCGCGACAAGCGGTGCGTCTCGGCCCTGGCCGACCTCAGCGCGGGCCGCTTCGAGGAGATCCTCCCCGACCTCGCCCGTCCGAAGGCCCCGAAACGCCTCGTCCTCTCGACCGGGAAGATCTACTACGACCTCGACGACCAGCGGAAGGCCGCCAACGACACGAACACCACCCTCGTCCGCATCGAGCAGATCTACCCGCTCCACGAGCAGAAGCTCCTCTCGATCGTCGGCGACCCGAAGCAATACGACCAGATCGTCTGGTGCCAGGAAGAGTCGCAGAACATGGGCGCGTGGCACTTCATCGAGCCCCGCCTCCGCAAGCTCTTCGGCCGCGAGATCGCCTACGCCGGGCGCGACGCCTCCTCCAGCCCCGCCGTCGGGGCCCTCTCGATCCACAAGCTCGAGCAGAAGGACGTCGTCCACCAGGCTTACAGCGTGACCGCCTAAAGCCTCGCCCAGCACCCCCCTCCAACCCCTTAATCCTCCCCAACACATGGCCATCGAAGTCAAAGTCCCCTCCGTGGGCGAATCGATCACGTCCGGCACCATCGGCACGTGGCACAAGAAAAACGGCGACTACGTCAAAGCCCAGGAAGTCCTCTTCGAGATCGAGACCGAGAAGGTCACCTCCGAGGTCCACGCCGAAGTCGGCGGCGTCCTGAAGATCCTCGCCGAGACCGGCGCGACGGTCGACGTCGGCCAGGTCGTCGCCAGCATCGACGAGAAGGCCCCCGCGCCTGCCGCCGCCGCCCCGGCTGCCGCTCCCGCTCCCGCGCCCAAGGCCGAGGAAAAGAAGGCCGCCGCGCCCGCCCCGGCGGCTGCCGCCCCCGCTCCCGCCCGCGACAGTGGCGCTGCCGCCCTCTCCCCCGCCGTCCGCTACAACGCCGAGGAAAAGGGGATCGACGCCTCGAAGCTCGCCGGAACCGGTCCCGGAGGCCGCGTCACCAAGGGCGACGTCCTCGCCGCCCCCGCCGGGGGCGCTCCCTCCGCGCCTGCCGCCGCCGGTCCCCGCTCCACGCGGAAGCCGATGAGCCAGATCCGTCAGAAGATCGCCGCCCGCCTCGTCAGCGCCCAGCAGGAAGCCGCCCTCCTCACCACCTTCAACGAAGTCGACATGACCAACGTCATGGCGACCCGCGCGAAGTTCCAGGACCGCTTCGTCGCCAAGAACGAGATCAAGCTCGGCTTCATGTCGTTCTTCGTGAAGGCCGTCGTCTACGCCCTCCAGTCGGTCCCGTCGATCAACGCCCGCATCGAGGGGAACGAGATCGTCCAGAACCACTACTACGACATCGGTGTCGCCATCTCGACCGAGAAGGGCCTCATGGTCCCCGTCCTCCGGGACGCCGACGCCCTCGGCTACGCCGGGGTCGAGAAAGCGATCGCCGACTACGCCAAGAAGGGCCGCGCCGGGAAGATCGGCTTCGCCGACCTCGAAGGCGGCGTCTTCACCATCACCAACGGCGGGACCTTCGGCTCCCTCCTCTCGACGCCGATCGTCAACGCCCCCCAGAGCGGCATCCTCGGCATGCACTCGATCCAGGACCGCCCGATGGCGATCAACGGCGCCGTCGTCATCCGCCCGATGATGTACATCGCCCTGACCTACGATCACCGCGTCGTCGACGGCAAGGAAGCCGTCACCTTCCTCGTCCGCGTGAAGGAATACATCGAGAACCCCGGCCTCGGCCTCCTCGATTTGTAAAAATCCCTTCGGACCGCTCCCGCTTCCCATGAAGTGCTTCTACTCCGGGAACGACGCCGTCGGCCTGTGCAAGGCCTGCGGGCGGGGGCTTTCGTTGGCCCATCTTACTGAATTGCCTCGCGGTCTTGCCTGTAAGGGGAGGTGCGAGGAAAAGACTGGAGACCTGATTGAGGCGGAGGATGGCAATATTCAACTCCGCAAGAGTGGAATGATGAAAACAATGGCAAAGGGTTCAGCGCGCGCCACCTTTGTGGTCGCTTGTTTCTTTCTGCTGTTCGGCGGTATTTTGTGTTTCATCTATTGGCACAGCAGGGATTTCGTGAGTCTTGCTTTTGGGGTGGCCCTTTTTGCCTTTGGTGTTTTTTACATATTTAGAAGCCGGAAACTCGGAGCGCAGATCGAATCTGCAAAATTTTAATTTTTAATTTCTCTTATGCCCCAATACCAAGTCCTCGTCATCGGTGCCGGTCCCGGCGGCTACGTCGCCGCGATCCGTGCCGCCCAGCTCGGCTTCAAGACCGCCATCGTCGAAAAGGGGAAGACCCTCGGCGGCACCTGCCTCAACGTCGGCTGCATCCCCAGCAAGGCCCTCCTCGCCTCGACGGAGCATTATCACTTCGCCCAGGAGCGGTTCGCCGCCCACGGCATCGTGGCGGAAAAACTCTCCGTCGACCTCGGCGCGATGATGAAGCGGAAGGACCAGATCGTCACGAAGCTCACCGGCGGCGTCGACTTCCTGATGAAGAAAAACAAGATTGAGAAGCTGACCGGCAAGGCGACCTTCCTCGACGCGAACACCGTCGAGATCGACAACGCCGGGACGAAGACCACCGTCACGGCGGAGAAGTTCGTCCTCGCCACCGGGAGCGTCCCGGTCGAGTTGCCCTTCCTGAAGTTCGACGGGAAGACCGTTCTCTCCAGCGATCACGCCATCGCCCTCACCGAAGTCCCGAAGTCGCTCCTCGTCATCGGCGGCGGCGCCATCGGCCTCGAACTCGGCTCCGTCTGGCGCCGCCTCGGCGCCGAGGTCACGGTCGTCGAGTTCCTCCCCCGCATCGCCACCGGCTTCGACGGCCAGGTCGCCGAGACCCTCCGCAAGAGCCTCATCAAGCAGGGCATCACGATCCACACCGGCACGAAGGTCGAGTCGGGCGAAGTCACGAAGGGCGGCATCGCCCTCACCGTCTCCGCCGAAGGGAAGACGACGAAGCTCGAGGCCGAGAAAGTCCTCGTCGCCGTCGGCCGCCGCCCCTATGTCGAAGGCCTCGGCCTCGAGAAGGCCGGCGTCGCCCTCACCGACCGCGGCCGCGTGAAGATCGACGCCCATTGGAAGACCAGCGTCCCCCACATCTCGGCCATCGGCGACATCGTCGACGGGCCGATGCTCGCCCACAAGGCCTCCGACGAGGGCATCGCCGCCGTCGAGCGGATGGCGGGCAAGCCCGGCCAGGTCAACTTCGACGCCATCCCCGGCGTCATCTACACGAACCCCGAAGGGGCCTCCGTCGGCCTCACCGAGGAACAGCTGAAGGAAAAGGGCGTCGCCTACAAGAGCGGCAGCGCCCCCTTCGGCCCGAACGGCCGCGCCCTGGCGAACGACGCGACCGAAGGTTTCGTCAAGATCCTCGCCGACGCGAAGACCGACCGGGTCCTCGGCGTCCACATCGTCTCCAGCGCCGCCTCGGAGCTGATTGCCCAGGCCGTCTCGGTGATTGAATTCGGCGGGTCCGCCGAAGACATCGCCCGCACCTGCCACGCCCACCCGACGATGTCCGAAGTCGTCCGCGAAGCCGCCCACGCCGTCGGCGGGCACCCGATCCACGGGTAAGTCCGGCCACCGCCCAACAAAAAGCCCGCTCTCTTCGGAGAGCGGGCTTTTTTGCGTCAGGAACGCTCAGTTGGCGGGGTTGGCCTTGGCCACCGGTTCCGGGGGCGCGTCGGAGGCCGGGGCGGGCGGCGGCGGCTGAGGCGGGGGCGCGGAGGGGAGGGCGGGGATGATGACCGGTTCCGTCGGCGTGTAGACGGGGCCGTCGGAGGCGCGGCGGTGGGCCTGCTTCGCCTTCATCCCGAGGGCCTGCTGTTGGGCCTTCTGGAACGCGGGGAAGGCGATGGCCGCGAGGATGGCGATGTAGAGGAAGACCCCCATCTGGACCGAGACGAAGGCGGAGAAGAAGTAGGCGAGGGGGTTCCGCTTCACCGGACGGAGGAACTGCGGGTCTTCGAGCGCGAGAATGTTCGAGACGCGCTGGGAGAGGGTCGGGTAGCCCGAGTTGAGCTCGTGCCACGAGATGAAGAAGCCGCGATGGCGATGGTGCTGCCCGGCGAACATCGGGGGATTGGCCTTCGGGGCGGCGTCCTTGCCCGCGGCGAGGACGAGGAGGGCGCGGGTCGAGGGGGCCGCTTCCCCGGCGGCGAGGGCGCCGTGCCGGTCGCACGTCGCCTCGCAGGCGCGGGAATAGGCGTGGCCGAGGAGGGGGACGATGTGGGCGGGCAGGAGGAGGGCCCGCTTGAAGAGGTGGTTCCGCTTGAGGTGGCCGATCTCGTGGCCGAGGAGGAACTTCATCTCCGGCGTCGCCTCGCCGAGGGCCTCGAGGAAGCTCGAGTTGACGACGACGAAGTTCCGCCCGCTGTGGCGCGTCGCGAAGGCGTTCAGGATGCCGCCCGACTGGAGGACGTAGAGGGAGGGAAGGGTGTCGGTCAGGCCGAGGGTGCGGCAGACTTCGAGGTGGGTGGCATGGAGCTGGGGGAGCTGTTCCGGAGTCACCTCGACCGACTCGGAGCGGAGCTTCGCGATGAGGAGGCCGTTCGCCATGAAGAGGGCGATGGCGGCCCCGATGGCGTAGGGGATGCCGATGATCGTGATCGCCACCGCGATCCAGGCGAGGATCGATATGGCCAGGGCGAATTGGAAGTAGGTCTTTTCCTTCGGCAACGTCAGGGTCTCGGGGGTCAGGGAAATCGGCATGGGCCGGATTGGAGCACGACGGGAAAGCCTTGTCCCTACAAAAAAGAGGGGGGCGCGATTGCGAAACAGTGGCGCTCCTCCGCTCCGGATTGGGTCAATCTGTCCCTTTTTGGGAAGGACGGAGAAAAACAAAAAGAGCGAACTTATTTTGATAATCAACAGGTTGAGATAAAGTACGGGGCGCGGAACGGATTCTGCGAAGAGAACGTACTTTTAGAACCGGCTGCGGCGTTCCGAATCGGGCGCGGCGGCCATTTACGCGATCTAGAAAACAACACCAAGGAGTCCACACATTATGGCACAACCCAGCATCAAGCCCCTCAGCGACCGCATCCTCGTCAAACTCGTCGAGGAAGGCGAAGTCCGCAAGGGCGGCATCATCATCCCCGACAG from Verrucomicrobium sp. GAS474 encodes the following:
- a CDS encoding 2-oxoglutarate dehydrogenase E1 component, with protein sequence MSETSSSAALPPVLERSLNKNGTNGAHARGHIGNPEHTALLEEYYEQWKIDPELVDPMWRSFFEGFELGVQTLPSKSAKGAAPAASSTGKPVVPEGDTASRLKQARVYNLFFAYRILGHRIANLDPLGFNKTTFPDLDIENFRFTEADLDTVFDSGSLAGGGERTLREILALLKETYCGNVGVEYMHMQIFPERRWLRDRLETTHCKPSYGNAKKKRILNNLLRAEGFESFLHTRFVGQKRFSLEGGETLIPMLDAIIEASPQHGVSQVVMGMAHRGRLSVLCNILGKDYKFLLDAFADNYVPQQVQGDGDVKYHLGFDSVQTTSSGEQVGISLAPNPSHLETVDPVVQGKARAYQRLLNDTTERRKVLPILIHGDAAFAGQGVVYETLNMSQLEGYRTGGTLHIVINNQIGFTTLPQDSRSTVYCTSMAKGLGIPVFHVNGDDPLSAVFVTELALEYRQRFQRDVVIDLVCYRRHGHNEGDEPNFTQPTLYGEIQRHDLISAIYLKELIKSGDITEAEAQDYIKKFEDRLSAALTESKLTVKDIVPAIRKPLSTPELLTNTVETSVPEATITRVGTALVTIPATHKVNAKIQKVLDGRRAMIEGKQPLDWAMAEALAFGTLVDQNHPVRLSGQDSRRGTFSHRHSTVYDVETRERYIPLKHISENQATFCVYNSPLSEYAVLGFDYGYSLDYPKVLVLWEAQFGDFANGAQIMIDQYLVSAEAKWGITSNIVMLLPHGYDGQGPEHSSARLERFLQACAEDNIIVANITTPANFFHLLRRQALNPIRKPLVVMTPKGLLRDKRCVSALADLSAGRFEEILPDLARPKAPKRLVLSTGKIYYDLDDQRKAANDTNTTLVRIEQIYPLHEQKLLSIVGDPKQYDQIVWCQEESQNMGAWHFIEPRLRKLFGREIAYAGRDASSSPAVGALSIHKLEQKDVVHQAYSVTA
- a CDS encoding M48 family metallopeptidase, which gives rise to MPISLTPETLTLPKEKTYFQFALAISILAWIAVAITIIGIPYAIGAAIALFMANGLLIAKLRSESVEVTPEQLPQLHATHLEVCRTLGLTDTLPSLYVLQSGGILNAFATRHSGRNFVVVNSSFLEALGEATPEMKFLLGHEIGHLKRNHLFKRALLLPAHIVPLLGHAYSRACEATCDRHGALAAGEAAPSTRALLVLAAGKDAAPKANPPMFAGQHHRHRGFFISWHELNSGYPTLSQRVSNILALEDPQFLRPVKRNPLAYFFSAFVSVQMGVFLYIAILAAIAFPAFQKAQQQALGMKAKQAHRRASDGPVYTPTEPVIIPALPSAPPPQPPPPAPASDAPPEPVAKANPAN
- the lpdA gene encoding dihydrolipoyl dehydrogenase is translated as MPQYQVLVIGAGPGGYVAAIRAAQLGFKTAIVEKGKTLGGTCLNVGCIPSKALLASTEHYHFAQERFAAHGIVAEKLSVDLGAMMKRKDQIVTKLTGGVDFLMKKNKIEKLTGKATFLDANTVEIDNAGTKTTVTAEKFVLATGSVPVELPFLKFDGKTVLSSDHAIALTEVPKSLLVIGGGAIGLELGSVWRRLGAEVTVVEFLPRIATGFDGQVAETLRKSLIKQGITIHTGTKVESGEVTKGGIALTVSAEGKTTKLEAEKVLVAVGRRPYVEGLGLEKAGVALTDRGRVKIDAHWKTSVPHISAIGDIVDGPMLAHKASDEGIAAVERMAGKPGQVNFDAIPGVIYTNPEGASVGLTEEQLKEKGVAYKSGSAPFGPNGRALANDATEGFVKILADAKTDRVLGVHIVSSAASELIAQAVSVIEFGGSAEDIARTCHAHPTMSEVVREAAHAVGGHPIHG
- the odhB gene encoding 2-oxoglutarate dehydrogenase complex dihydrolipoyllysine-residue succinyltransferase, translated to MAIEVKVPSVGESITSGTIGTWHKKNGDYVKAQEVLFEIETEKVTSEVHAEVGGVLKILAETGATVDVGQVVASIDEKAPAPAAAAPAAAPAPAPKAEEKKAAAPAPAAAAPAPARDSGAAALSPAVRYNAEEKGIDASKLAGTGPGGRVTKGDVLAAPAGGAPSAPAAAGPRSTRKPMSQIRQKIAARLVSAQQEAALLTTFNEVDMTNVMATRAKFQDRFVAKNEIKLGFMSFFVKAVVYALQSVPSINARIEGNEIVQNHYYDIGVAISTEKGLMVPVLRDADALGYAGVEKAIADYAKKGRAGKIGFADLEGGVFTITNGGTFGSLLSTPIVNAPQSGILGMHSIQDRPMAINGAVVIRPMMYIALTYDHRVVDGKEAVTFLVRVKEYIENPGLGLLDL